One genomic window of Cottoperca gobio chromosome 10, fCotGob3.1, whole genome shotgun sequence includes the following:
- the LOC115015023 gene encoding uncharacterized protein LOC115015023 encodes MWCYQKPGFEALLLAELQRQQQCSQFCDTLLKTEGVSVPAHSCILSAISPHIASALSSMPPPPAGQSHLLEFRALGACTLLHMVRLLYCGEMTGEGEKEKQEAILTAAKLGIHGLVEVTKRDHKSRSEEGKGWHSEVGVQTDPLMPEEDEGRRGRWRREVRDGSTFLWKETHSDGMEDTQTQTEELQEEMSPPSHPAASLETIDMATFQNLGQAESHLFPPQIPYIPISLFYPPDGNQTHQPSSALVDSMQESITAAGHTSVVAPPHTFVPPTLPFLSQAGPCADDLQSWWAGPQGAARDDAAAAEEWEHEQLEQFQGNIPGYISYFLNPDKEDCSGRGRARRRRGAGVGGARRAGTSGRRARRPRARTGGRGRGGLTQTVAVQVVGVGKLQKLFMQRWGVRSPRTGQGGGAVGRKLFLKTRELLKPAKNCQRGRGRRKVWEFSQIGDVLPYSEGGGGNTQRGRKRPTQQIDQPSASPGLLSPAASYMPPASSLLHSTSLPPPAPPPHEQQPEHFNCLLEEMMMGLDILPINNDDAPHFQPPLSTSSSSCDFASCGNALAQNKQQVRSTGLLEGLHGSTPVVAVARGAGSSNSSNSEMPVLQQHGEGELNEMLDHFLQSLEQHVDSCTAGEEAEMGGQSCTEVSQPYSVLRKCRKTNTQTTKTPHTPRLQNTHTPHPARRSQITELENDEAEIPPRRSQSHKSSARSAPPKHTEGSPGKVGAPARKKERRNQRLFSLERKSVRKPESCDQILRGRRDKQLQRMPVVKLERSGPLPAKVTLQERSCLEVKDRVPIPPPSAGRRRGRPKKNGQFHSLSNERSTPSVQPQPVEPCSTDEQPERNQERHEEKLSVQPQEEVEGAARRGEKRRADSEETSDESTVTKRVCFEQMSQPTSETCVPSSPSADFVSKPATKEIMAEVSIETISTAGDCLQREDREGKTTRSEIKLRETEESLMDEEMESNYDEIIIVHQNRDRESEDLETCQRRTAPAPLSPSSHSAKEVVSLRSTGSWEEDKDEDIDVIGGSSPVRDPVLISWTESSEVEEEEGDEDIDVEKTDYAPSAVFAT; translated from the exons ATGTGGTGCTACCAAAAACCGGGGTTTGAAGCCCTCCTCCTCGCTGAGCTGCAGAGACAGCAACAGTGCAGCCAGTTCTGTGACACTCTGCTCAAGACAGAAG GTGTATCAGTGCCCGCACACAGTTGTATTCTGTCAGCCATCAGCCCCCACATCGCCTCTGCTCTGTCCTCCATGCCGCCGCCTCCTGCAGGACAGAGCCATCTCTTGGAGTTTCGGGCTCTTGGCGCATGCACCCTGCTCCATATGGTCAGACTGCTGTACTGTGGGGAGATGActggggagggggagaaggagaagcaaGAGGCTATTTTGACTGCCGCCAAGCTGGGCATCCACGGGCTGGTGGAGGTCACAAAAAGAGATCATAAAAGCAGAAGTGAGGAAGGAAAAGGCTGGCATTCGGAGGTAGGAGTGCAGACGGATCCACTGATGCCTGAGGAGGATGAAGGGAGACGGGgcaggtggaggagagaggtgagggATGGGAGCACCTTTCTGTGGAAAGAGACACACTCAGATGGTAtggaagacacacagactcaaaCAGAAGAGCTGCAAGAAGAAATGAGTCCCCCATCTCACCCAGCAGCCTCCTTAGAGACCATTGATATGGCAACCTTCCAGAATTTAGGACAGGCCGAATCCCATCTTTTCCCCCCTCAAATTCCCTACATCCCCATATCCCTCTTCTATCCACCAGATGGAAACCAAACACATCAACCTTCATCTGCTCTCGTTGACTCCATGCAAGAATCCATCACAGCAGCTGGACACACGTCTGTTGTGGCGCCGCCGCACACCTTCGTCCCCCCAACCCTCCCATTTTTGAGCCAAGCGGGCCCATGTGCTGATGACCTCCAGAGCTGGTGGGCCGGCCCTCAAGGAGCAGCCAGAGATGacgcagcagcagctgaagaaTGGGAGCACGAGCAGTTGGAGCAGTTTCAAGGCAACATCCCAGGATACATCAGCTACTTTCTGAACCCGGACAAGGAGGATTGCTCCGGTAGGGGGCGAGCAAGGAGGAGGCGGGGAGCAGGAGTGGGAGGTGCCAGAAGAGCTGGGACGAGTGGGAGAAGAGCCAGGAGACCACGAGCAAGaacaggagggagggggagaggggggttAACACAAACTGTGGCTGTGCAGGTGGTGGGGGTGGGCAAGCTGCAGAAGTTGTTCATGCAGCGGTGGGGGGTGAGGTCGCCCAGGACGGGTCAGGGCGGAGGAGCTGTAGGCAGGAAGTTGTTCCTGAAGACCAGAGAGCTTCTGAAGCCAGCCAAGAACTGCCAGAGGGGAAGAGGCCGCCGCAAAGTGTGGGAGTTCAGCCAGATTGGAGACGTACTGCCGTacagtgagggaggaggaggcaaCACGCAGCGTGGAAGGAAGAGACCAACGCAGCAGATCGACCAG CCTTCTGCGTCACCCGGCCTGCTGTCACCTGCGGCCTCCTACATGCCTCCAGCATCGTCCCTCCTCCACagcacctccctccctcctccggCTCCTCCACCTCATGAGCAACAGCCCGAACACTTTAATTGTCTACTGGAGGAAATGATGATGGGCCTCGACATTTTACCAATCAACAACGACGATGCTCCACATTTTCAGCCTCCTCTGTCAACCAGTAGCAGCAGTTGTGACTTTGCCTCCTGTGGCAATGCTTTGgctcaaaacaaacaacaagtcCGTAGCACTGGCCTCCTGGAAGGTTTGCATGGTTCCACACCGGTGGTTGCTGTAGCAAGAGGAGCTGGAAGCTCCAACTCTTCAAACAGTGAGATGCCCGTTCTGCAGCAGCATGGAGAAGGGGAGCTGAATGAGATGCTGGACCACTTCCTCCAGTCCCTTGAGCAGCACGTGGACAGCTGTACTGCCGGGGAAGAGGCGGAGATGGGTGGTCAGAGCTGCACAGAGGTCAGCCAGCCTTACTCTGTCCTgagaaaatgcagaaaaacaaataccCAGACCACCAAGACCCCACACACCCCTCGTctacagaatacacacacaccgcaTCCAGCCAGGCGCTCTCAAATAACTGAACTGGAGAATGATGAAGCTGAAATACCACCAAGACGTTCACAGTCTCACAAGTCTTCTGCTCGCAGTGCGCCTCCAAAACACACTGAGGGATCGCCGGGGAAAGTCGGAGCACCagccagaaaaaaagaaagaagaaatcaGCGTCTGTTCTCAttggagagaaagagtgtgaggAAGCCAGAGTCATGTGACCAAATCCTTCGTGGCCGAAGAGACAAGCAGCTGCAGCGGATGCCTGTGGTGAAACTGGAGAGGAGTGGCCCGCTGCCAGCCAAAGTTACACTGCAGGAGCGCAGCTGCCTGGAAGTCAAG GACCGTGTGCCGATTCCGCCACCGTCAGCAGGTCGCAGGCGTGGCCGGCCCAAGAAAAATGGACAATTTCACAGTTTATCTAATG AGAGGTCAACACCATCAGTTCAGCCACAGCCTGTGGAGCCCTGTAGCACAGATGAACAACCAGAGAGAAATCAAGAGAGACATGAAGAAAAATTGTCCGTCCAGCCGCAGGAAGAGGTAGAGGGAGCTGCACggaggggagagaaaaggcGAGCAGATTCAGAGGAGACAAGTGATGAATCCACGGTGACCAAGAGGGTTTGCTTTGAACAAATGTCTCAGCCGACCTCTGAAACGTGTGTACCGAGCTCTCCATCTGCAGACTTTGTCTCCAAACCAGCAACCAAAGAGATAATGGCTGAAGTCTCCATAGAGACTATTTCCACTGCAGGAGATTGTTTacaaagagaagacagagaaggaaaaacaacGAGGAGTGAAATAAAACTCAGAGAAACTGAGGAAAGTTTGATggatgaagagatggagagcAACTATGATGAGATCATCATAGTTCaccagaacagagacagagaatctGAAGACTTAGAGACATGCCAGCGCAGAACAGCACCGGCTCCTTTGTCACCATCTTCACATTCAGCAAAAGAGGTCGTCAGTCTGAGGTCAACAGGAAGCTGGGAAGAGGACAAAGACGAGGACATTGATGTGATTGGTGGTTCCAGTCCTGTCCGTGATCCGGTGCTCATCAGCTGGACTGAGTCTTCAGAagttgaggaagaggaaggagacgaGGACATTGATGTTGAAAAGACGGACTACGCTCCATCTGCGGTCTTCGCTACCTAG
- the LOC115014524 gene encoding beta-crystallin A3-2-like isoform X2 produces MGMAPFFKVTVFEQEHFQGKCLEFTSECCNIQDCGLDNIRSIRVESGAWVGFEHHDFQGQQFILERGEYPHWDAYSGSLSYHVERLMSLRPIYCASHQSSRMVIFEKENFMARSVEICDDYPSLQAMGWMKPEVGSMHVQCGAFVCYQHPGYRGQQYIMECERHSGDYQHWRNWGSHCQTPQIQSIRRIQH; encoded by the exons ATGGGCATGGCTCCTTTCTTCAAG GTGACTGTGTTCGAGCAGGAGCATTTCCAGGGCAAGTGTCTGGAGTTCACCTCTGAGTGCtgcaacattcaggattgcggACTGGACAACATCCGCTCCATCAGGGTGGAGAGCGGAGC CTGGGTGGGTTTTGAGCACCATGACTTCCAGGGCCAGCAGTTCATcctggagagaggagagtaccCCCACTGGGACGCTTACAGCGGCTCCCTCTCCTACCATGTGGAGCGCCTCATGTCTCTGCGCCCCATCTACTGCGCC tcCCACCAGAGCAGTCGCATGGTCATCTTTGAGAAGGAGAACTTCATGGCCCGCAGTGTGGAGATCTGTGACGACTACCCCTCTCTGCAGGCCATGGGCTGGATGAAGCCTGAGGTTGGCTCCATGCACGTGCAGTGCGGCGC CTTTGTGTGCTACCAGCACCCTGGATACAGGGGCCAGCAGTACATCATGGAGTGTGAGAGACACAGTGGAGACTACCAGCACTGGAGGAACTGGGGCTCCCACTGTCAGACCCCCCAGATCCAGTCTATCAGGCGCATCCAGCACTGA
- the LOC115014524 gene encoding beta-crystallin A1-like isoform X1 produces the protein MYRTTRSPMMQPLVNSGMGMAPFFKVTVFEQEHFQGKCLEFTSECCNIQDCGLDNIRSIRVESGAWVGFEHHDFQGQQFILERGEYPHWDAYSGSLSYHVERLMSLRPIYCASHQSSRMVIFEKENFMARSVEICDDYPSLQAMGWMKPEVGSMHVQCGAFVCYQHPGYRGQQYIMECERHSGDYQHWRNWGSHCQTPQIQSIRRIQH, from the exons ATGTACAGAACTACAAGGTCCCCAATGATGCAGCCGCTGGTCAACTCAGGAATGGGCATGGCTCCTTTCTTCAAG GTGACTGTGTTCGAGCAGGAGCATTTCCAGGGCAAGTGTCTGGAGTTCACCTCTGAGTGCtgcaacattcaggattgcggACTGGACAACATCCGCTCCATCAGGGTGGAGAGCGGAGC CTGGGTGGGTTTTGAGCACCATGACTTCCAGGGCCAGCAGTTCATcctggagagaggagagtaccCCCACTGGGACGCTTACAGCGGCTCCCTCTCCTACCATGTGGAGCGCCTCATGTCTCTGCGCCCCATCTACTGCGCC tcCCACCAGAGCAGTCGCATGGTCATCTTTGAGAAGGAGAACTTCATGGCCCGCAGTGTGGAGATCTGTGACGACTACCCCTCTCTGCAGGCCATGGGCTGGATGAAGCCTGAGGTTGGCTCCATGCACGTGCAGTGCGGCGC CTTTGTGTGCTACCAGCACCCTGGATACAGGGGCCAGCAGTACATCATGGAGTGTGAGAGACACAGTGGAGACTACCAGCACTGGAGGAACTGGGGCTCCCACTGTCAGACCCCCCAGATCCAGTCTATCAGGCGCATCCAGCACTGA